In Symmachiella dynata, the following are encoded in one genomic region:
- a CDS encoding EF-hand domain-containing protein, translating into MMKAILFPWFAVLGLSLGLSPLVATADDAADDSQPTNLFEKLDKNSDGQIDADEVGEARAKFFKRLVRVGDEDKDGKLSKDEFVNATKPEPEPTATAGDGGKGKGKNKRGGRDPKKLFGRLDKNGDGKVTQDEIPEKQKKRFDRIFTRLDKDELTLEDFEKFSGKGKGGKKKAKGEGKKPGAEGKKTAKKGPGPGAGRREGRPDPERMFKRFDGDENGKLTVDEVPEGFKERFAAMLKRAGKDEDGSINLNEFRRVARPGRGEGDGPGPRRGAGRGAGRGRFGGPPRPPAFFAKLDANDDHKLSKEEMTKIFELFDELDKNEDGLLDGPELLGAPGRRGPGGDRPAFGRRGQRPERGRRPQAGEAGRRGRGRMLLERLDEDKDGKVSKEEADERLKRHFERMDKNSDGFLEGQELRFGRPDGGPGGKGGKKGKGKNKDQSPEKSEEKPADSTEGKDA; encoded by the coding sequence ATGATGAAAGCGATACTTTTTCCGTGGTTCGCGGTGCTTGGCCTCAGTCTGGGGCTCTCTCCGTTAGTCGCCACAGCAGATGATGCGGCGGACGATTCTCAACCGACCAATCTGTTTGAGAAGTTGGACAAAAACAGCGATGGCCAAATCGACGCGGATGAAGTCGGCGAGGCGCGGGCCAAGTTCTTCAAGCGTTTGGTCCGTGTGGGCGACGAAGACAAGGACGGAAAACTGTCGAAAGACGAATTCGTCAATGCCACCAAACCCGAACCCGAGCCGACGGCAACCGCTGGCGATGGGGGCAAGGGGAAAGGCAAGAATAAGCGGGGCGGACGAGATCCCAAAAAGCTGTTTGGGCGGCTCGACAAAAACGGTGACGGCAAAGTGACCCAAGACGAGATTCCCGAGAAGCAAAAAAAACGCTTTGACCGCATCTTTACGCGGCTGGATAAAGACGAATTGACGCTTGAGGACTTTGAGAAGTTTTCTGGTAAAGGCAAAGGGGGCAAGAAAAAAGCCAAAGGTGAAGGCAAAAAGCCCGGCGCTGAAGGCAAAAAAACTGCCAAGAAAGGCCCCGGCCCCGGTGCTGGACGCCGTGAGGGACGACCCGATCCCGAACGTATGTTCAAACGGTTCGATGGCGATGAAAATGGCAAGTTGACCGTTGATGAAGTGCCTGAAGGTTTCAAAGAACGATTCGCGGCCATGCTCAAGCGTGCCGGCAAAGACGAGGATGGCAGCATCAACTTGAATGAGTTCCGCCGTGTCGCCCGACCGGGTCGTGGCGAGGGAGACGGACCAGGACCGCGACGCGGAGCTGGACGCGGCGCCGGGCGTGGACGTTTCGGTGGTCCCCCGCGGCCTCCGGCGTTTTTCGCGAAATTGGACGCGAACGACGACCACAAATTGAGCAAGGAAGAGATGACCAAGATCTTTGAATTGTTTGATGAACTAGACAAAAACGAAGACGGTTTGCTGGATGGGCCGGAATTGCTGGGTGCCCCTGGACGACGCGGCCCGGGCGGAGATCGACCGGCATTTGGTCGACGGGGTCAGCGGCCGGAACGGGGACGTCGTCCGCAAGCTGGCGAAGCAGGGCGGCGCGGCAGAGGTCGCATGCTTCTGGAACGTCTCGACGAAGACAAAGACGGCAAAGTCTCCAAAGAGGAAGCAGACGAACGCTTGAAGCGTCATTTTGAAAGAATGGATAAAAACTCCGACGGTTTTCTGGAAGGTCAAGAACTGCGTTTCGGACGGCCTGATGGTGGTCCGGGCGGAAAAGGTGGCAAGAAGGGCAAGGGGAAAAACAAAGACCAATCCCCTGAAAAGTCCGAAGAAAAGCCCGCCGATTCGACGGAAGGCAAAGACGCTTAA
- a CDS encoding heparan-alpha-glucosaminide N-acetyltransferase domain-containing protein codes for MSSSSLKPARIASLDQFRGYTVAGMFLVNFLGGFTNCPQVLKHSHNYLSYADTIMPHFLFAVGFAFRLTFGRRISTAGVGAAYRKVVTRFLGLMLVAIAVYGSGRAAESWEELQHIGLWGALYSPLKREWFQTLMHIALTAIWITPVIRSSAGVRIAYMFGSAALHVLLSHSFNFEWCSTSPNVIDGGPIGVLTWSIPALLGTLTCDAVAGAEGRPNLFKMFAWSIVVMGIGWLMTCGTRLYDVTETQIAEREQDAKMQKLLTDEINGRIAPLKKELGELGKTIAGLRAQLDGMVLAVEQVTDPEEREKLNQELKAALAKDSELRDKIDVIKVEFQAYRDGTEVFISKQLEIKAKLAGINAKLNGSKTVDKVVDEKQRAKLTAQKEALIKEDAAAAAGLEELKANPQDPNAPQVRVFRDPKLAIDPVFPSQARIDALKARFDEQGWRAIVAEPPFVYPPHTTPGVGKRSVMLREWNYWMVSQRQGTLSYTVIAGGMSIFLYAIFYIACDIWGLRLGLFTTFGTNALFAYALHPLTGGAVKAFMPRDVATWYMWLGFAVFMLFTWLFVRVLEKNNIYIKL; via the coding sequence ATGTCATCGTCTTCCCTCAAGCCGGCTCGGATTGCTTCGCTGGACCAGTTCCGCGGCTATACCGTGGCTGGCATGTTTTTAGTGAATTTTCTGGGGGGATTCACGAACTGCCCCCAAGTGCTCAAGCATAGCCACAACTATCTGAGTTACGCCGACACGATCATGCCGCACTTTTTGTTCGCGGTCGGATTCGCCTTTCGCCTGACGTTCGGTCGCCGCATCAGCACCGCCGGCGTGGGAGCGGCCTATCGAAAAGTCGTGACGCGATTTCTCGGTTTGATGTTGGTCGCCATTGCCGTTTACGGTTCGGGCCGTGCGGCGGAATCTTGGGAAGAATTGCAACACATCGGCCTGTGGGGCGCGCTCTATTCTCCGTTGAAACGGGAATGGTTTCAAACCTTGATGCATATCGCGCTCACAGCCATTTGGATCACGCCGGTGATCCGATCCTCGGCTGGGGTGCGGATTGCCTACATGTTCGGTTCGGCCGCCTTGCATGTTTTGCTGTCGCACTCATTCAACTTTGAATGGTGCAGCACATCTCCCAACGTGATCGACGGTGGACCCATCGGCGTTTTGACGTGGTCGATTCCCGCGCTGCTGGGAACACTGACCTGCGACGCGGTCGCCGGCGCCGAAGGACGTCCCAATCTGTTTAAAATGTTTGCTTGGTCGATCGTGGTGATGGGCATCGGCTGGCTGATGACCTGCGGCACACGTCTGTACGACGTCACCGAAACCCAAATCGCCGAGCGAGAACAAGACGCCAAGATGCAAAAGCTTCTCACCGACGAAATCAATGGACGGATCGCGCCGCTGAAAAAAGAATTGGGCGAACTCGGTAAGACGATCGCCGGTCTTCGCGCGCAATTGGACGGCATGGTACTGGCTGTGGAGCAAGTCACCGATCCGGAGGAACGCGAGAAACTGAATCAAGAGCTGAAAGCTGCGCTCGCTAAGGATAGTGAATTACGCGACAAGATCGATGTCATCAAAGTAGAATTTCAGGCGTATCGCGACGGCACTGAGGTCTTCATCAGCAAGCAACTTGAAATCAAAGCCAAGTTGGCTGGGATCAATGCGAAACTGAACGGTTCCAAGACCGTTGATAAGGTCGTCGATGAAAAGCAACGCGCGAAGCTAACCGCTCAAAAGGAAGCATTGATCAAAGAGGATGCAGCCGCTGCGGCTGGACTCGAGGAACTCAAAGCGAACCCCCAGGATCCCAACGCGCCGCAGGTGCGAGTCTTCCGCGATCCCAAACTCGCGATCGATCCCGTTTTCCCTTCCCAGGCGCGCATCGATGCCCTCAAGGCACGATTTGACGAACAAGGCTGGCGAGCGATCGTGGCCGAACCTCCGTTTGTCTATCCCCCGCACACCACACCGGGCGTGGGCAAGAGATCGGTGATGTTGCGGGAGTGGAATTATTGGATGGTCAGCCAACGCCAAGGGACGTTGTCCTACACCGTCATCGCAGGCGGGATGTCGATTTTCTTGTATGCGATCTTTTACATCGCTTGTGATATTTGGGGATTGCGATTGGGGTTATTCACCACCTTCGGCACCAACGCCTTGTTCGCCTATGCCTTGCACCCCTTGACCGGCGGTGCTGTCAAAGCCTTCATGCCGCGTGATGTGGCCACCTGGTACATGTGGCTGGGATTCGCAGTCTTTATGTTATTCACATGGCTGTTTGTGCGTGTCCTAGAGAAGAACAACATCTACATCAAGCTGTAG
- a CDS encoding PQQ-binding-like beta-propeller repeat protein has protein sequence MTTARILAILTISAISLTAIAPDATAQAPAGRLQESVFLDTDSSATKKLSALEEYLLAEQWSEAVQLANQILEQHGDKLIAAGTGRYIGLRTRCHALLATMNADGLKTLRQRLDPQARQWLEEGRANHEEAPLLKIVKLAFLSSQGDDALATLGEMAFERGAYGDARGYWEMTLPIEPPQSAGDPRTVLTYPDTDLDLAELRARLVMCSLFQRDLPRFEQELAAFTMRHSDAEGTLAGRTGRLSEILTTLAEEAEHWTQSTAEKDVSTFAGNTSRNAVLPQAIDDIGAVQWTHPLPPAAPDKMSRRGRLAKPVYLSYFPVTVGDTLFINDATTVSAYDLLTGKPAWPSPNSNDAVIYRTLPLFGNLRGKENEQVGIPRYTMTVHDGRLYVRMGSPVTSRNNDNQLMRSESHLVCLNIATGQGKPVWTIEAGKISPDLGNWEFEGSPIVTDGKLYVALRKSSPQPQANVACFDAENGRLLWNRKVCAFLAPVGDHLEEVSHQLLTLGDGTLFYSTNQGAIAAIAAHDGSLNWVVTYERNAQASWVSKLKNGLVPCLYHQGTVVAAPADLKNIAAQGARPGQFWRMPATGTVMGIDAKTGVLKWRKELTGGVRHLLGVHQNRLVVSGDFLWGIDLDTGRIVWKRGQTDAESYGYGRGLLAGDLVMWPKRESIWVLNALTGNPQADIAIGQWRSDSGPKLTGGNLLVADNMLVIAQEQALVAYALWGRMKKKLREEISAAPDDPFVHLRLARAEHASGDWDSAIAEYRQAVRLAAPQDQFQNRPLNSFATEQLAALLILSAQRAAQEGDRDTATRNYRDALQLSTTPEVRLKIASGLAAAYAESDQPREAVEAWQEILDAPQLSELYIDTTPGHLRRAGDLADAEIDNLLAQHGDAIYETIERRAVAEIEPLPADITPNRLNAILTRYPHALVAARRWLDIATVHSEQHAYDRAIKAYEHLLDHRNDEIRLLALWGMARALEHSDHWREAQQSWLELAAQFPESMIPDSQPPVTFASYTKSQLERPEFEHLAQIDASPEAILPLRRSWRRPLGSRRRLLIPVGSPPSQQLQSVIIAADRLNCFNMIDGSLRWQAAIADQIEWAGYAGTRLLLSGPRGLEGVSLRTGQRLWRMEYESLANSSSQSTGVAPRKPQLHFDGHLPLVCFLADNELVCARANDGKVTWRFRPPQGIINPHWFLHRDRCVVQTTGPLRVFVLNAANGTPLADFSVPNEPWSADPRGFENDYLALAVNSAAETTFTRYGLNGEILWQYPHAISRTNAAPDFLTNGRDVTLVVDGDTLIGVGADDGKKLWRVGLGLKILPHARNRMGIDGEAIYVESEGILRSYQIEDGALRWEQFLGGDNVSWKIASCGRYLLASPRFHNQAGDFPLLFCDPSTGALVQKLHFSGQGKIDVHFAAGVTLVSSADYVYALARM, from the coding sequence ATGACGACCGCCCGCATCTTGGCGATATTGACGATTTCCGCAATCAGCCTTACGGCGATCGCGCCGGACGCAACTGCTCAGGCTCCGGCCGGGCGACTGCAGGAGTCGGTGTTTCTGGATACCGATTCGTCAGCCACCAAAAAACTGAGCGCGCTGGAGGAATACCTGCTTGCCGAACAGTGGTCCGAAGCAGTACAGCTCGCCAATCAGATTCTGGAACAACATGGCGACAAACTGATTGCGGCGGGAACCGGGCGTTATATCGGCCTGCGGACGCGCTGCCATGCGCTGTTGGCGACAATGAACGCCGACGGCTTGAAAACTTTGCGGCAACGGCTTGATCCTCAAGCGCGACAATGGCTGGAGGAAGGCCGCGCGAATCATGAGGAAGCGCCGCTGCTAAAGATCGTCAAGCTGGCATTTTTGAGCAGTCAGGGAGATGACGCGCTGGCGACGTTGGGAGAAATGGCATTCGAACGCGGGGCCTATGGAGATGCCCGCGGTTATTGGGAAATGACTTTACCGATCGAACCGCCGCAATCGGCCGGAGATCCGAGGACGGTCCTGACTTATCCCGACACGGACCTCGATCTGGCGGAATTGCGTGCCCGCCTGGTGATGTGCAGCCTGTTTCAACGGGACCTGCCCCGCTTCGAACAAGAACTTGCGGCATTCACCATGCGGCACAGTGACGCAGAAGGAACATTGGCAGGACGCACGGGACGGCTGAGTGAGATATTAACAACCTTGGCTGAGGAGGCGGAGCATTGGACGCAATCCACGGCCGAGAAGGACGTATCGACATTTGCTGGAAATACAAGTCGTAATGCGGTGCTTCCGCAAGCCATTGACGACATCGGCGCTGTGCAGTGGACGCACCCCTTGCCACCGGCAGCTCCTGATAAAATGTCACGCCGCGGCAGATTGGCGAAGCCGGTTTATTTGAGTTATTTCCCCGTCACCGTCGGCGATACGCTGTTCATCAACGACGCAACCACGGTGTCCGCATATGACCTGCTGACAGGAAAGCCGGCATGGCCAAGCCCAAACAGCAATGACGCGGTCATTTATCGGACATTGCCTCTATTCGGTAATCTACGCGGCAAAGAGAATGAGCAGGTCGGAATTCCGCGTTATACCATGACCGTTCACGATGGCCGACTGTATGTACGGATGGGCTCTCCGGTCACGAGCCGTAACAATGACAATCAACTCATGCGATCGGAAAGCCATCTTGTCTGCTTGAACATCGCCACAGGGCAAGGCAAACCGGTATGGACGATCGAGGCGGGCAAGATTTCTCCGGATCTTGGGAACTGGGAATTCGAAGGCTCACCCATTGTGACGGATGGAAAACTTTATGTCGCGTTAAGGAAAAGTTCACCGCAACCGCAAGCGAATGTCGCCTGCTTTGATGCGGAGAACGGTAGGCTGTTGTGGAATCGCAAGGTGTGCGCGTTTTTGGCGCCGGTCGGTGATCACCTGGAGGAGGTCAGCCATCAACTCTTGACGCTGGGTGACGGAACGCTGTTCTACTCCACAAATCAGGGCGCGATCGCCGCCATCGCTGCGCACGATGGTTCACTGAATTGGGTCGTCACTTACGAGCGAAACGCACAAGCCTCCTGGGTGTCAAAATTAAAAAACGGCTTGGTGCCTTGCCTCTATCATCAAGGAACCGTTGTGGCCGCACCGGCGGACTTGAAGAACATCGCCGCTCAGGGTGCCCGTCCCGGTCAATTTTGGCGGATGCCCGCGACGGGGACGGTCATGGGCATCGATGCGAAGACTGGTGTACTCAAATGGCGCAAGGAGCTAACCGGCGGCGTGCGACATCTGCTGGGTGTTCATCAAAATCGGCTCGTCGTTTCGGGAGACTTTCTCTGGGGCATTGATCTCGACACGGGACGCATCGTCTGGAAGCGGGGACAAACAGACGCCGAGTCGTACGGCTACGGGCGGGGCTTGCTAGCCGGGGATTTGGTGATGTGGCCCAAACGAGAATCGATTTGGGTTTTGAATGCCCTAACTGGAAACCCGCAAGCAGACATCGCCATCGGACAATGGCGGAGCGACTCCGGCCCGAAATTGACCGGGGGAAATCTGTTGGTTGCCGACAATATGTTGGTCATCGCCCAGGAGCAAGCGCTGGTCGCCTATGCACTCTGGGGACGTATGAAGAAAAAACTCCGCGAGGAAATCTCCGCGGCGCCCGATGACCCGTTTGTCCATCTGCGTCTAGCGCGTGCCGAGCATGCGTCGGGGGATTGGGACTCGGCAATCGCGGAGTATCGCCAAGCCGTTCGCCTGGCAGCGCCGCAGGACCAGTTTCAAAATCGCCCACTCAATTCATTTGCCACCGAACAATTGGCCGCATTGTTGATCCTGTCGGCGCAGCGGGCGGCCCAGGAGGGTGATCGCGATACCGCAACGCGAAATTATCGCGATGCGCTTCAGTTGTCGACGACTCCCGAAGTCCGCTTGAAAATCGCGAGCGGTCTGGCTGCCGCTTACGCTGAGTCGGACCAGCCGCGTGAGGCGGTCGAAGCGTGGCAGGAAATCTTAGATGCTCCACAGCTTTCAGAATTATACATCGATACAACACCAGGCCACTTGCGCCGAGCCGGCGATCTAGCCGATGCTGAAATCGATAATCTCCTTGCTCAGCACGGCGATGCGATCTATGAAACGATCGAAAGACGCGCCGTGGCTGAGATCGAACCGCTGCCTGCCGACATCACCCCCAACAGACTCAACGCCATTTTGACCCGCTATCCACATGCTCTGGTAGCCGCCCGTCGTTGGCTCGACATCGCTACGGTTCACAGCGAACAACATGCCTATGACCGCGCCATCAAGGCTTATGAACATTTGCTGGACCACCGCAACGATGAGATCCGTTTGTTGGCACTGTGGGGTATGGCCCGTGCTCTAGAACATTCAGACCATTGGCGAGAAGCGCAGCAATCTTGGTTGGAGTTGGCAGCCCAATTCCCAGAATCGATGATTCCCGATAGCCAGCCGCCGGTGACATTCGCCTCGTACACTAAGTCCCAATTAGAGCGGCCAGAATTTGAGCACCTGGCGCAAATCGATGCGTCTCCCGAGGCCATTTTACCCCTGCGCCGCAGTTGGCGACGCCCACTGGGAAGTCGCCGGCGACTGCTGATACCGGTCGGCTCGCCACCGTCACAACAATTGCAATCGGTGATCATCGCCGCCGACCGCCTCAACTGTTTCAACATGATCGACGGCAGCCTGCGCTGGCAGGCTGCGATCGCGGACCAAATCGAGTGGGCTGGATACGCGGGGACGCGGTTGCTGTTATCCGGACCGCGCGGCTTAGAAGGGGTATCACTGCGAACCGGCCAACGGTTGTGGCGGATGGAGTATGAATCGCTGGCAAATTCCTCCAGCCAATCAACCGGCGTCGCACCGAGGAAACCTCAACTGCACTTTGACGGACATCTTCCGCTGGTCTGCTTTCTCGCGGATAACGAATTAGTCTGCGCACGAGCTAACGACGGAAAAGTGACTTGGCGGTTTCGCCCTCCGCAAGGAATCATCAATCCTCATTGGTTTCTGCACCGCGACCGTTGTGTCGTGCAGACGACAGGCCCGCTGCGCGTTTTTGTTTTAAACGCCGCCAACGGTACGCCATTGGCCGATTTTTCCGTCCCCAACGAGCCATGGTCGGCCGATCCTCGCGGCTTTGAAAATGATTACTTGGCATTGGCCGTCAACTCCGCAGCAGAGACCACCTTCACTCGTTACGGGCTGAACGGTGAGATCCTCTGGCAATACCCACACGCCATTTCCCGCACCAACGCCGCTCCTGATTTTCTGACCAACGGTCGCGACGTCACCCTCGTCGTCGATGGCGACACTTTGATCGGCGTGGGCGCGGACGATGGAAAGAAGTTATGGCGAGTTGGCCTGGGACTGAAGATCCTGCCCCATGCCCGCAACCGTATGGGCATCGATGGGGAAGCGATCTATGTGGAGAGCGAGGGCATCCTGCGTAGTTACCAGATAGAGGACGGAGCCCTCCGCTGGGAACAGTTTTTGGGAGGCGACAACGTTTCCTGGAAGATCGCTAGTTGCGGACGTTATCTACTGGCGTCGCCACGTTTCCACAATCAAGCCGGTGATTTCCCGCTCCTGTTTTGCGATCCGTCTACCGGGGCGTTGGTCCAAAAACTGCACTTTAGCGGGCAGGGAAAAATCGACGTGCACTTCGCAGCCGGTGTGACGCTGGTCAGCTCGGCCGATTACGTTTATGCCTTAGCACGCATGTGA
- a CDS encoding DUF1501 domain-containing protein, which translates to MTQNHMGQDSGVSRRDFLRTSSAGLGAAGMGLAATPSLANTDHTRAAQGERRVILLFLNGGPSHLDTWDPKPEARSEIRGPFSAISTNVPGIQLSEHFPLMAARANQYALLRGVYHEESPIHETGHQLINTGFLFRGGIERPSVGSVVQQLRGPRADNGYVVLGGRLGNTGVNVSHGQDAGGLGRQRDPDYLTASAVLSAEPTPTVERYGRTSFGQNCRAAARLVESGVDFVTVNMFETVFGQVSWDCHANGGDLSTTLEDYSRTVCPMFDRAYTALLDDLSERGLLASTLVLAVGEFGRTPQINARGGRDHWPGVWTAIAAGGDVQGGRVIGASDRHGTEPKDRPVHASELAATIYQHLGIDAAAKLNCGRHESLAIAQADPIAELMA; encoded by the coding sequence ATGACGCAAAACCACATGGGGCAGGACAGTGGAGTTTCCCGGCGGGATTTTTTGCGAACCAGTAGCGCCGGTTTGGGAGCAGCTGGCATGGGACTGGCTGCGACACCTTCCCTTGCCAACACGGACCACACCCGCGCCGCACAAGGTGAGCGGCGAGTGATTCTGTTGTTCCTCAACGGCGGACCGAGTCATCTAGATACGTGGGATCCCAAACCGGAGGCGCGGTCGGAGATTCGCGGTCCGTTTTCAGCGATCTCGACCAATGTTCCCGGCATCCAGCTCAGTGAACATTTTCCGTTGATGGCGGCGCGGGCCAATCAATATGCATTGTTGCGCGGCGTCTATCACGAGGAATCGCCGATTCACGAAACCGGCCATCAATTGATCAATACCGGCTTCCTGTTTCGCGGCGGCATCGAACGCCCCAGCGTCGGGTCGGTGGTGCAGCAGCTGCGCGGTCCCCGTGCTGACAATGGATACGTCGTCTTGGGAGGTCGCTTGGGAAATACCGGCGTGAACGTTTCGCATGGGCAAGATGCAGGGGGATTGGGGCGGCAACGTGATCCGGATTACCTCACCGCCAGCGCTGTCTTGTCGGCTGAGCCGACCCCGACTGTGGAGCGTTACGGTCGCACCTCCTTTGGGCAAAATTGTCGAGCGGCAGCGCGGCTGGTCGAATCGGGGGTGGATTTTGTCACGGTCAATATGTTCGAGACCGTCTTCGGCCAAGTGAGTTGGGATTGCCATGCCAACGGCGGCGACTTATCCACAACGCTCGAGGACTATTCCCGCACGGTTTGCCCGATGTTCGACCGTGCCTATACGGCATTGTTGGACGATTTGAGCGAGCGGGGTTTGTTGGCGTCGACACTTGTTTTGGCCGTTGGTGAATTCGGACGAACACCGCAGATCAACGCGCGGGGAGGACGTGATCACTGGCCCGGCGTTTGGACGGCGATTGCCGCCGGTGGCGACGTTCAGGGAGGCCGTGTGATCGGAGCCAGCGACCGGCACGGAACCGAACCCAAAGACCGTCCGGTGCACGCCTCGGAATTGGCCGCGACGATTTATCAGCATTTGGGAATTGATGCTGCCGCCAAACTCAATTGCGGTCGTCACGAGTCACTCGCCATCGCCCAGGCGGACCCGATTGCCGAATTGATGGCTTAA